The following proteins are co-located in the Myxocyprinus asiaticus isolate MX2 ecotype Aquarium Trade chromosome 18, UBuf_Myxa_2, whole genome shotgun sequence genome:
- the LOC127456237 gene encoding protein YIF1B isoform X1 → MDYTNQSGFRQRKFQPKVRMRGTSMDPSDPSPLFDDTSAGVHKHDHSGMGKGPDAYAGQAFLSDPMSNLAMAYGSSLASHGKEMMDKNLDRFIPISKLKYYFAVDTVYVGKKLGLLVFPYMHQNWEVSYQQDTPVAPRFDINAPDLYIPVMGFITYILVAGLALGTQNRFSPEILGIQASSALVWLIIEVLAVLLSLYLVTVNTDLTTIDLVAFSGYKYVGMIVGVVAGLLFGRTGYYLTLLWCCASMFVFMIRTLRLKILSEAAAEGRLVRGAKNQLRMYLTMAIAAAQPVFMYWLTFHLVR, encoded by the exons ATGGATTATACAAACCAGAGTGGGTTCAGGCAGCGTAAGTTCC AGCCAAAAGTCAGAATGCGAGGCACCTCGATGGACCCCAGCGACCCCAGTCCATTGTTTGACGACACCAGTGCTGGGGTGCACAAACACGATCACAGTGGCATGGGAAAAGGCCCAGATGCATATGCAGGACAGGCCTTCCTCTCAGACCCCATGTCCAACCTGGCCATGGCTTACGGCAGCAGTCTTGCCTCCCACGGCAAAGAGATGATGGACAAGAAT CTGGATCGATTCATCCCCATCTCTAAGTTGAAATACTATTTTGCAGTAGACACAGTATACGTTGGCAAGAAGCTTGGACTGCTGGTATTTCCCTACATGCATCAA AACTGGGAGGTGAGCTACCAGCAGGATACACCAGTCGCCCCACGGTTTGATATCAATGCCCCTGATCTGTACATTCCCG TAATGGGTTTTATTACGTATATCCTGGTTGCAGGGCTGGCCTTGGGAACACAGAACCG GTTTTCTCCAGAGATTTTGGGAATTCAGGCCAGCTCAGCCCTGGTGTGGCTTATTATTGAGGTTTTGGCTGTCCTCCTCAGTCTTTACCTCGTAACAGTTAACACTGACCTCACCACCATCGATCTGGTGGCCTTTTCTGGTTACAAATATGTTGG TATGATAGTGGGAGTGGTAGCAGGCCTTCTGTTTGGGCGGACTGGATATTACCTCACATTGCTGTGGTGCTGTGCCTCTATGTTTGTCTTTATG ATTCGGACACTACGGTTAAAGATCTTGTCTGAGGCAGCCGCAGAGGGACGATTAGTACGAGGAGCAAAGAATCAGCTGCGAATGTATCTAACTATGGCCATTGCCGCTGCACAGCCTGTATTTATGTACTGGCTAACTTTTCATCTGGTCAGATAG
- the LOC127456237 gene encoding protein YIF1B isoform X3, whose protein sequence is MRGTSMDPSDPSPLFDDTSAGVHKHDHSGMGKGPDAYAGQAFLSDPMSNLAMAYGSSLASHGKEMMDKNLDRFIPISKLKYYFAVDTVYVGKKLGLLVFPYMHQNWEVSYQQDTPVAPRFDINAPDLYIPVMGFITYILVAGLALGTQNRFSPEILGIQASSALVWLIIEVLAVLLSLYLVTVNTDLTTIDLVAFSGYKYVGMIVGVVAGLLFGRTGYYLTLLWCCASMFVFMIRTLRLKILSEAAAEGRLVRGAKNQLRMYLTMAIAAAQPVFMYWLTFHLVR, encoded by the exons ATGCGAGGCACCTCGATGGACCCCAGCGACCCCAGTCCATTGTTTGACGACACCAGTGCTGGGGTGCACAAACACGATCACAGTGGCATGGGAAAAGGCCCAGATGCATATGCAGGACAGGCCTTCCTCTCAGACCCCATGTCCAACCTGGCCATGGCTTACGGCAGCAGTCTTGCCTCCCACGGCAAAGAGATGATGGACAAGAAT CTGGATCGATTCATCCCCATCTCTAAGTTGAAATACTATTTTGCAGTAGACACAGTATACGTTGGCAAGAAGCTTGGACTGCTGGTATTTCCCTACATGCATCAA AACTGGGAGGTGAGCTACCAGCAGGATACACCAGTCGCCCCACGGTTTGATATCAATGCCCCTGATCTGTACATTCCCG TAATGGGTTTTATTACGTATATCCTGGTTGCAGGGCTGGCCTTGGGAACACAGAACCG GTTTTCTCCAGAGATTTTGGGAATTCAGGCCAGCTCAGCCCTGGTGTGGCTTATTATTGAGGTTTTGGCTGTCCTCCTCAGTCTTTACCTCGTAACAGTTAACACTGACCTCACCACCATCGATCTGGTGGCCTTTTCTGGTTACAAATATGTTGG TATGATAGTGGGAGTGGTAGCAGGCCTTCTGTTTGGGCGGACTGGATATTACCTCACATTGCTGTGGTGCTGTGCCTCTATGTTTGTCTTTATG ATTCGGACACTACGGTTAAAGATCTTGTCTGAGGCAGCCGCAGAGGGACGATTAGTACGAGGAGCAAAGAATCAGCTGCGAATGTATCTAACTATGGCCATTGCCGCTGCACAGCCTGTATTTATGTACTGGCTAACTTTTCATCTGGTCAGATAG
- the LOC127456237 gene encoding protein YIF1B isoform X2, translated as MDYTNQSGFRQQPKVRMRGTSMDPSDPSPLFDDTSAGVHKHDHSGMGKGPDAYAGQAFLSDPMSNLAMAYGSSLASHGKEMMDKNLDRFIPISKLKYYFAVDTVYVGKKLGLLVFPYMHQNWEVSYQQDTPVAPRFDINAPDLYIPVMGFITYILVAGLALGTQNRFSPEILGIQASSALVWLIIEVLAVLLSLYLVTVNTDLTTIDLVAFSGYKYVGMIVGVVAGLLFGRTGYYLTLLWCCASMFVFMIRTLRLKILSEAAAEGRLVRGAKNQLRMYLTMAIAAAQPVFMYWLTFHLVR; from the exons ATGGATTATACAAACCAGAGTGGGTTCAGGCAGC AGCCAAAAGTCAGAATGCGAGGCACCTCGATGGACCCCAGCGACCCCAGTCCATTGTTTGACGACACCAGTGCTGGGGTGCACAAACACGATCACAGTGGCATGGGAAAAGGCCCAGATGCATATGCAGGACAGGCCTTCCTCTCAGACCCCATGTCCAACCTGGCCATGGCTTACGGCAGCAGTCTTGCCTCCCACGGCAAAGAGATGATGGACAAGAAT CTGGATCGATTCATCCCCATCTCTAAGTTGAAATACTATTTTGCAGTAGACACAGTATACGTTGGCAAGAAGCTTGGACTGCTGGTATTTCCCTACATGCATCAA AACTGGGAGGTGAGCTACCAGCAGGATACACCAGTCGCCCCACGGTTTGATATCAATGCCCCTGATCTGTACATTCCCG TAATGGGTTTTATTACGTATATCCTGGTTGCAGGGCTGGCCTTGGGAACACAGAACCG GTTTTCTCCAGAGATTTTGGGAATTCAGGCCAGCTCAGCCCTGGTGTGGCTTATTATTGAGGTTTTGGCTGTCCTCCTCAGTCTTTACCTCGTAACAGTTAACACTGACCTCACCACCATCGATCTGGTGGCCTTTTCTGGTTACAAATATGTTGG TATGATAGTGGGAGTGGTAGCAGGCCTTCTGTTTGGGCGGACTGGATATTACCTCACATTGCTGTGGTGCTGTGCCTCTATGTTTGTCTTTATG ATTCGGACACTACGGTTAAAGATCTTGTCTGAGGCAGCCGCAGAGGGACGATTAGTACGAGGAGCAAAGAATCAGCTGCGAATGTATCTAACTATGGCCATTGCCGCTGCACAGCCTGTATTTATGTACTGGCTAACTTTTCATCTGGTCAGATAG